One genomic segment of Mangifera indica cultivar Alphonso chromosome 6, CATAS_Mindica_2.1, whole genome shotgun sequence includes these proteins:
- the LOC123218113 gene encoding DEAD-box ATP-dependent RNA helicase 20 isoform X2, whose translation MSQSEVEEYRQQREITVEGRDVPKPVKSFRDMGFPDYVMQEITKAGFVEPTAIQSQGWPMALKGRDLIGIAETGSGKTLAYLLPAIVHVNAQPFLAPGDGPIVLVLAPTRELAVQIQQEATKFGASSRIKSTCIYGGVPKGPQVRDLQKGVEIVIATPGRLIDMLESHNTNLRRVTYLVLDEADRMLDMGFEPQIRKIVSQIRPDRQTLYWSATWPKEVEQLARQFLYNPYKVIIGSQDLKANHAIRQHVDIVSESQKYNKLVKLLEDIMDGSRILIFMDTKKGCDQITRQLRMDGWPALSIHGDKSQAERDWVLSEFKAGKSPIMTATDVAARGLDVKDVKYVINYDFPGSLEDYVHRIGRTGRAGAKGTAYTFFTAANARFAKELITILQEAGQKVSPELAAMGRGPPPLSGHGGYRDRGRGYSGGRSWN comes from the exons ATGTCACAGAGTGAGGTGGAGGAGTATCGACAACAGAGGGAAATTACAGTTGAAGGCCGTGATGTGCCAAAGCCTGTCAAGAGTTTCCGTGACATGGGGTTTCCAG ATTATGTTATGCAAGAAATTACTAAAGCTGGCTTTGTTGAGCCAACAGCCATACAATCTCAAGGATGGCCTATGGCTTTGAAGGGTCGTGATCTTATTGGAATTGCTGAAACAGGCTCTGGAAAGACGCTTGCCTATCTTTTACCCGCAATTGTTCATGTTAATGCCCAGCCATTTTTAG CTCCAGGAGATGGCCCTATTGTGCTAGTTTTAGCTCCAACTCGTGAACTTGCTGTTCAGATTCAACAAGAAGCTACTAAATTTGGTGCATCATCACGGATTAAAAGTACATGCATCTACGGAGGGGTTCCTAAGGGACCTCAAGTGCGTGATCTCCAGAAAG GTGTTGAAATTGTCATTGCTACTCCTGGGAGGTTGATTGATATGTTGGAGTCACACAATACAAATTTGCGAAGAGTAACTTACCTTGTCTTGGATGAGGCTGATCGGATGCTGGACATGGGGTTTGAGCCTCAAATACGGAAGATTGTTTCTCAG ATCCGCCCTGATCGTCAAACATTATATTGGAGTGCCACTTGGCCTAAGGAGGTTGAGCAACTTGCTAGGCAGTTCCTTTACAACCCATACAAA GTGATTATTGGTTCACAGGATTTAAAAGCTAACCATGCAATTCGCCAGCATGTTGATATTGTTTCTGAGAGCCAGAAATATAACAA ATTGGTAAAGCTGCTGGAGGACATCATGGATGGTAGCCGAATACTGATTTTCATGGATACTAAGAAAGGTTGTGACCAAATTACCCGGCAGCTTCGCATGGATGGATGGCCTGCTCTCTCAATTCATGGAGATAAAAGTCAAGCAGAAAGGGATTGGGTCCTCTCAGAGTTTAAAGCTGGGAAGAGTCCAATAATGACTGCAACAGATGTTGCAGCTCGTGGTTTAG ATGTCAAGGATGTAAAATATGTGATAAATTATGACTTTCCGGGATCTCTTGAGGATTATGTTCATCGCATTGGTCGAACTGGAAGAGCTGGGGCAAAGGGGACAGCATACACTTTCTTCACAGCAGCAAATGCTAGATTTGCTAAGGAACTGATTACCATACTCCAAGAGGCTGGACAGAAGGTCAGTCCTGAATTGGCAGCTATGGGTCGTGGCCCACCTCCTCTGTCAG GGCATGGGGGTTACCGAGACCGTGGGAGAGGTTACAGTGGTGGTCGCTCATGGAACTAA
- the LOC123218113 gene encoding DEAD-box ATP-dependent RNA helicase 20 isoform X1 encodes MSRYDSRSSDPSSYRDRRSDSGFGGSSGYGSSVRSSSSRSEHNSAEPPRKLDLDGLTPFEKNFFVESSSVAAMSQSEVEEYRQQREITVEGRDVPKPVKSFRDMGFPDYVMQEITKAGFVEPTAIQSQGWPMALKGRDLIGIAETGSGKTLAYLLPAIVHVNAQPFLAPGDGPIVLVLAPTRELAVQIQQEATKFGASSRIKSTCIYGGVPKGPQVRDLQKGVEIVIATPGRLIDMLESHNTNLRRVTYLVLDEADRMLDMGFEPQIRKIVSQIRPDRQTLYWSATWPKEVEQLARQFLYNPYKVIIGSQDLKANHAIRQHVDIVSESQKYNKLVKLLEDIMDGSRILIFMDTKKGCDQITRQLRMDGWPALSIHGDKSQAERDWVLSEFKAGKSPIMTATDVAARGLDVKDVKYVINYDFPGSLEDYVHRIGRTGRAGAKGTAYTFFTAANARFAKELITILQEAGQKVSPELAAMGRGPPPLSGHGGYRDRGRGYSGGRSWN; translated from the exons ATGAGCCGCTACGATAGCCGCTCGTCGGACCCCAGCTCATATCGTGACCGTCGAAG TGATTCAGGGTTTGGTGGCTCTTCGGGCTATGGCAGCTCAGTGCGGTCCTCTTCAAGCAGGAGCGAGCATAATAGTGCTGAGCCACCAAGGAAGTTAGATTTGGATGGATTGACTCCTTTTGAGAAGAACTTCTTTGTCGAGTCATCATCAGTGGCTGCAATGTCACAGAGTGAGGTGGAGGAGTATCGACAACAGAGGGAAATTACAGTTGAAGGCCGTGATGTGCCAAAGCCTGTCAAGAGTTTCCGTGACATGGGGTTTCCAG ATTATGTTATGCAAGAAATTACTAAAGCTGGCTTTGTTGAGCCAACAGCCATACAATCTCAAGGATGGCCTATGGCTTTGAAGGGTCGTGATCTTATTGGAATTGCTGAAACAGGCTCTGGAAAGACGCTTGCCTATCTTTTACCCGCAATTGTTCATGTTAATGCCCAGCCATTTTTAG CTCCAGGAGATGGCCCTATTGTGCTAGTTTTAGCTCCAACTCGTGAACTTGCTGTTCAGATTCAACAAGAAGCTACTAAATTTGGTGCATCATCACGGATTAAAAGTACATGCATCTACGGAGGGGTTCCTAAGGGACCTCAAGTGCGTGATCTCCAGAAAG GTGTTGAAATTGTCATTGCTACTCCTGGGAGGTTGATTGATATGTTGGAGTCACACAATACAAATTTGCGAAGAGTAACTTACCTTGTCTTGGATGAGGCTGATCGGATGCTGGACATGGGGTTTGAGCCTCAAATACGGAAGATTGTTTCTCAG ATCCGCCCTGATCGTCAAACATTATATTGGAGTGCCACTTGGCCTAAGGAGGTTGAGCAACTTGCTAGGCAGTTCCTTTACAACCCATACAAA GTGATTATTGGTTCACAGGATTTAAAAGCTAACCATGCAATTCGCCAGCATGTTGATATTGTTTCTGAGAGCCAGAAATATAACAA ATTGGTAAAGCTGCTGGAGGACATCATGGATGGTAGCCGAATACTGATTTTCATGGATACTAAGAAAGGTTGTGACCAAATTACCCGGCAGCTTCGCATGGATGGATGGCCTGCTCTCTCAATTCATGGAGATAAAAGTCAAGCAGAAAGGGATTGGGTCCTCTCAGAGTTTAAAGCTGGGAAGAGTCCAATAATGACTGCAACAGATGTTGCAGCTCGTGGTTTAG ATGTCAAGGATGTAAAATATGTGATAAATTATGACTTTCCGGGATCTCTTGAGGATTATGTTCATCGCATTGGTCGAACTGGAAGAGCTGGGGCAAAGGGGACAGCATACACTTTCTTCACAGCAGCAAATGCTAGATTTGCTAAGGAACTGATTACCATACTCCAAGAGGCTGGACAGAAGGTCAGTCCTGAATTGGCAGCTATGGGTCGTGGCCCACCTCCTCTGTCAG GGCATGGGGGTTACCGAGACCGTGGGAGAGGTTACAGTGGTGGTCGCTCATGGAACTAA